A genomic window from Lotus japonicus ecotype B-129 chromosome 1, LjGifu_v1.2 includes:
- the LOC130733032 gene encoding red chlorophyll catabolite reductase, chloroplastic-like, with the protein MEEMISACRNFLHTPPFSLLSSSSSRLQLSASSSSSSSSAMETNGRSKFLDFPFVSAPHKNLMVDLVSSFENRFHSQLLPCSLPPDVQHYQSQTGAAQVSLHIRPGHTDSPIDFVLGSWVHAALPTGGSLDITSLSAYLNSSNDAPNFVFELIRSSPTMVILILDLPPRKDPVLWPDYLKTFYEDTKLDTHRQALERVPEVQPYFSSSLFIRTVASPTAIMVRIQTENGDEERMEEIIKNHLDPISKQVLGIWLDHCACAMREVGEEDRAYLKKRDGLIRNKTIEVDLGSSFPRLFGPEAANRILEAIKEYFAV; encoded by the exons ATGGAAGAGATGATCTCTGCCTGTCGCAATTTCCTACACACACCACCATTCTCCctcttatcttcttcttcttcaaggcTTCAActctctgcttcttcttcttcttcttcttcttctgccatGGAGACCAATGGCCGCAGCAAATTCCTGGACTTCCCCTTCGTTTCAGCTCCCCACAAGAACCTCATGGTTGATCTCGTTTCATCATTCGAGAATCGCTTCCACTCTCAGCTTCTTCCTTGCTCACTTCCCCCTGATGTTCAGCATTATCAGAGCCAGACTGGTGCTGCCCAGGTTTCACTGCATATCAGACCTGGTCACACTGACTCCCCA ATAGATTTTGTGTTGGGAAGCTGGGTGCATGCTGCGCTGCCAACAGGAGGATCCTTAGACATAACAAGTCTTTCAgcctatctcaacagttcaaatGATGCACCAAATTTTGTGTTTGAACTAATCCGAAGTAGTCCAACTATGGTGATTCTCATTCTTGATTTGCCTCCTCGGAAAGATCCTGTTCTTTGGCCAGATTACCTCAAAACTTTCTATGAAGACACAAAACTTGACACACACAGGCAGGCTCTGGAGAGAGTGCCAGAGGTTCAGCCTTACTTCTCCTCCTCCCTTTTTATACGCACCGTTGCATCCCCTACAGCTATCATGGTTCGTATTCAGACTGAAAATGGCGACGAAGAGCGAATGGAGGAGATCATCAAGAACCATCTGGaccccatttcaaagcaagtgtTGGGGATCTGGTTGGATCATTGTGCTTGTGCCATGCGAGAAGTAGGAGAGGAAGACAGAGCTTATCTGAAAAAAAGGGATGGTCTCATTAGAAACAAGACTATAGAGGTTGATCTTGGTTCAAGCTTTCCAAGGTTGTTTGGTCCAGAAGCAGCAAACAGAATACTGGAAGCCATCAAGGAGTACTTTGCTGTCTGA
- the LOC130732791 gene encoding LOW QUALITY PROTEIN: subtilisin-like protease SBT5.4 (The sequence of the model RefSeq protein was modified relative to this genomic sequence to represent the inferred CDS: deleted 1 base in 1 codon; substituted 1 base at 1 genomic stop codon) — MDIHMYSKIKSEHIVLMSSVLGSHEKAKDAIFYSYNRHINGFAALLEEEEAEALKIKKITKNPNVVSVFLNKMYQLHTTRSWEFLGLERNGTVPKDSTWERARYGEGTIIGNLDSGVWPESKSFSDQGMGPIPSKWKRICQMVNFDSPDNKLCNRKLVGVRFFSQGFDALFSSACDTDGLGSHTLSTAGGNFVEGVNVFGNGNGNVKGGSPKAHVAAYKVCWPIMNTGSCYFADILAGFEAAISDGVDVISVSLGGRKPEELFSDPISIGSFHAVSNGIVVVSSAGNRGPYPGTISNVAPWLFTFAASTTDRDFTSYVKLGDKKKLKGPSLSSMGLPSKKFYPLISAANANKANALPQEAKLCREGTLDAEKVKGKIVVCLEDKFSAVLQGSEAASAGAVGMVXANMVLFILLQLVLFFQPDITAPGVNIIAAYPEATSVSGLLSDDRRVPLNSLTGTSMACPHVSGIVGLLKTLHPEWSPAAIKSAIMTTGLSGIGMWKFLIFTSL, encoded by the exons ATGGACATTCACATGTACTCCAAGATAAAAAGTGAACATATTGTTCTTATGA GCTCTGTCCTGGGGAG CCATGAGAAAGCCAAGGATGCAATATTCTACTCCTATAATAGGCACATCAACGGTTTTGCTGCACTACTAGAAGAGGAAGAAGCAGAAGCACTAAAGATTAAGAAAATTACTA AAAATCCAAATGTAGTGTCTGTATTCTTGAACAAAATGTATCAACTGCACACTACCCGGTCATGGGAATTTCTTGGACTCGAAAGAAATGGAACAGTTCCTAAGGACTCTACTTGGGAGAGGGCAAGATATGGTGAAGGCACAATCATTGGTAACCTTGATTCAG GTGTATGGCCAGAATCCAAGAGTTTTAGCGACCAAGGAATGGGGCCAATTCCATCCAAGTGGAAAAGGATCTGTCAAATGGTCAACTTTGATAGCCCAGATAACAAATTATGCAACAG GAAGCTAGTTGGAGTAAGATTTTTCTCCCAAGGTTTTGATGCATTATTTTCTTCTGCATGTGACACTGATGGCCTTGGTTCACATACTCTGTCAACTGCTGGGGGTAACTTTGTTGAAGGAGTAAATGTCTTTGGTAATGGTAATGGCAATGTCAAAGGAGGATCTCCAAAGGCACATGTTGCAGCCTACAAGGTGTGTTGGCCGATAATGAACACAGGTAGCTGCTACTTTGCAGATATCTTAGCCGGTTTTGAGGCCGCCATAAGCGACGGTGTAGATGTGATTTCAGTTTCTCTTGGTGGGAGGAAGCCCGAAGAGCTGTTTTCTGACCCAATATCTATAGGTTCCTTCCATGCAGTTTCAAATGGTATAGTTGTTGTTAGCTCTGCTGGGAATAGGGGACCTTATCCTGGGACTATTTCTAATGTGGCACCCTGGTTGTTCACTTTTGCTGCTAGCACAACAGATAGAGACTTCACCAGTTATGTTAAGCTTGGTGACAAGAAGAAGCTTAAG GGTCCTAGTCTTTCTTCTATGGGCTTGCCATCAAAGAAGTTCTATCCTTTGATTAGTGCTGCGAACGCCAATAAAGCAAATGCACTGCCTCAAGAAGC CAAACTCTGCCGTGAGGGAACTCTTGATGCTGAAAAGGTGAAGGGAAAAATCGTGGTCTGTCTTGAAGATAAGTTTTCTGCAGTTCTACAAGGCTCAGAAGCTGCTTCTGCAGGCGCCGTTGGAATGGTTTAGGCCAAT ATggttttgtttattttgttacaattggtTTTGTTTTTTCAGCCTGACATAACTGCACCTGGGGTGAACATAATTGCTGCTTACCCAGAAGCCACAAGTGTATCTGGATTACTATCAGATGATAGAAGGGTTCCTTTAAATTCATTGACTGGAACTTCCATGGCATGCCCCCATGTATCTGGCATTGTAGGCCTTCTCAAAACACTTCATCCAGAATGGAGTCCAGCAGCTATCAAGTCAGCAATTATGACCACCG GTCTCTCAGGAATCGGGATGTGGAAGTTTCTGATTTTCACGAGTTTATAA